From Carassius auratus strain Wakin chromosome 9, ASM336829v1, whole genome shotgun sequence:
aatggcaaaatgCAACTGttgttaatttaatgtaatattgatACCAACAAATTGAATGAAACaaacttttaagaaaaaaagaaaaaaacactcaagACAATCTGATTATGTAACACCCATTATTGTTTATTTCGCAGGAAATCGTGGATAAAGATGGAAATGGCAAGCTGTTATCATTCCTGATCCCGTCCCTGTCCAAACCATCCATATATCATGAGGTAAACCGCTCACATTTACACCTCCTGTTAAACCTCAGAACTGAAGGATGTTCCTCTCTTCATACCACAGTCACACACAGAACATCCACTGGAATATATTACTGTAACTACTACATTTAACTGCATATAATTGCAAATGGCTGACACACTGTTCAACACAAGTTTAATTTGGGGCAACCTTACATCTATATTTACAAAGCAGTATTTATGAGTActgtgaacttatttcatttgagctCAGTAAAGAAAAGTGGGACAGCACATGAAACAAGTGCAGATCTCCTGCATATTAATCCTGTGCTAAAATACATGAGTTAACAAATCAGTTCAACATTTACTCTTATTTACTGACAGTTTGAATTCACATAGCATTTCTTCTAAGTGCAATGAGTTTTCAGCCATGTCTGTGTGAAATGAGCTTGTTTCTTTGAGTAAACAGGACAGACATAGGAATGCTGGGTATAATTCGAGTCTGTTTGGTGCTAGGAGTCTAAGTCTTCTCATAGTTTAAGAGCATTCGGTCACATTAATTAGTGCATTAGTTATTATGAACTAACAGTGAGCACGATCTGTATATAGCATCACTTGATATTGGTTAGTGTTAACTTGTACAGGTGTCTTTAcattacactctaaaaactgctgggttgaaaacaacccaatttgggttattttgacaacccagcgctgggtcaaaaagggacgaacccagcgctgggttattttaacccaaccagttgggttatcatatttaacccagcctgctgggttgccttttttatggtttaaaatgactttattgcagggtttaaaaaaccagagcgggtgttttttatcactgtatttcagaaggaaaactactgtatttagaaaatgttcaatatcatttcgcatgtgcttgataaggcagcgtttgtgagcgcagcaccgctctgcagccgttaccggagaaacctacctctcccgctcttagcgcctcctgctggcagaacataaactcgcagagtgcagccatgtggggaaacaatgcatttctacgttaaaattaacccaaattgagctaggcattaaacctacaaatgttgttcattttaaatatcacttttacacacaaataataattatcaaaaggaaaatatttattaaaaacaagagaaaagtcaaaaagtaacatgttagaagaaatgcagaaaaggatggcattaacagctacagagttcataaacaaagcattgaacatttgatgaatataacttaagatcaaattggactttgttcaattgtatatattgtataaaaatatatgaaaacacatacaataaatttacaattagttaggtttttttccaactattctggcatgacagtacacaaataaatcacaacattaactttgatattctaacacttaacagacgcatgtgtgtgtgtgtgtgtgtgtgtgtgaaagaatgtgagcaggtgtatgaatgacagagtgtaaactcttctactaaacacagaaaaagcatttaacttttttttttaacaaattatacacttacagtttgtttcatagtccatgaatacagatcatatATCACGGTCAGtgttcatgatctctttagcataactgatgttatcatgaagaaaccccatcagcacagcatgtgacatctacatcatccagggcagcgtcctcctttaaaaccagtgctgtttaggggaaagaagattctcctctctgaccagcattcatcccagtcaccgcctgctcttcatcagtggcctaagagaaacacatttgaaaaaattaaacatttaattaaactatccattttcaggtagaggtgtattcacatccgtaaggataggtaaataatcggttttaaagtttcaacactttgtgcggttgtttaatgtctcagtccaccacagcgctccagaatgctataatggcagcactagtgtgaggacaggcgatattgtttgaataaatattgctttcagaaagcttctttactgaaacattaaaacagacatgacattcacatacctcacaatattcatgtacatggagggctgctcttcaaaccgttagttcaccaaataattaaaatgttcataatttactctcctcatgtttttccagactcatacaaaatctgctaattttttggaaaacgtatgaatatatttaatattctctttttgtggcctccattgctggtctgggagaccagtattttattttgaacatacatgtttgctatcatataatttaagatgtattcatatataaatatcagaatttacttctacaataactctatatttatgaagcttgaaaatactgattacccaaactataaatggattaacaaatattatgagaaaactaaaaatatattaatttatgttgtaaagacagacaaaagtcttataggtttggaatgacttgagggcaagtaaatgattttttgtgtgaactttacctctaagagcgaagaccaagaataatgactctccaaatcagacaactccaaagttggtttgagttctgcaataaaaaacacagacatcaatggtcttaatgaaatgagcacgtaatcacactgttgttgcatcaaaatgtgaagtaaaccggcaggagacaacagaaaaatttattttctaaaaataacttacataaaatctcaaaggaatgatgctctcccatgtctcttgcttttaacatctacaaaaacaaaaaacaaacattattttactcttagtaaaaaaacaacaactgataacatgaaattatgaagtttacttgccttaaacgatctttccctctcttcagaagaagctgagaaaaccacttcctcacacaagcagacttgtgtgtccttaactccagttagtttgagttctgcaaagagggacatcaatggtttcaataaaatattaacatatatatacatatatatacatacatatacatacacacatacagacatatatatatatatatataaaatcacactgtttttgcatcaaaatgtgaagttaacaggcaggacacaatagaaacataaattttctaaaaaaaaaaagtaataataatttaacttacatcagtctcaaaagaatgaagttatgttgtctctggatttcaacatctaaaaaacacacacattattttagtcttagtaaaaataaagataacttgatgttattctgaagtttactctccttaaaccgtctgtccctctcttcagaagaacacctcctcctcatcctcacacaggtctgtgactcctcacacaaacagcttctgtgtctttaactctcagcgcgaggacaatgaagacaggagctggacaagtctgaaacattacatgtaaaacatacttttaacagttaccacttcaacagcctctaaataattatgctagtctttactacacaatgccgtttcctttaggagacaaacatacattcagtttaaccgcgaaaaaaaagacaaattcacatgagcgtaaccgtgaccataaccgtctgttaacgcctcaaagagaacagataatgtaaaatcttatgtaaatatgacaaaatacattcacagacgttatattaaaagtacatcctccgttcagtaacgttacatgaggcagttaagacctccgtgtctgaggcgaaaaccgcgtccgtttttttatatatatataacgttaagctcctttgtttccgcctttcatacaaccggttaaacaataaaagataactttacattttgaatatttacttaccatagtcttttactcgcttctcgcttctttcacgctgagaaaatggcggctgctcgcactggagacgtacgattttgacgtgacgtgcgtgctctccttcacgtccgcgtcctcaacccagccacgctgggttaaaaaagagagttattttcaacccaaacttgggttaaaacatcccaaagtcctatccaacggcctcaacccagcagttgggttgaaaaaacaacccagcgttttttagtgTAATAGCTTGATTATAACTATGTAttaataaactaacaatgaaaactTCTTGTTTATGTGCATCTATAAATTTGCATTTCTTCATATTCATGATGCTCTATGAATTACTTATAGGGAActtaaaaagagttttaacttcattaaagttaaaaaaaaacatttttttttttgcagctcgCTGTAAAATGGACACCATCTGAATATCAGATGATGTATTTCTAATGTCAGCAGGCTCCTCAGTAACCTCTTTAATGAAGTATTTGTCATGCATTATTGATGAAAAACCAATAATTGAGGAAAGGAATAAAGCCAAGTGATTGCTGATTGCTTGTGGAGTTACTTCAGAAGCACTCAGGACTGAGGGAAACCTCTACTGAATCCACTCCACAGGCTCCTGTGCTCGATCTGGCACTTGAGACACGTTCCATCAACATGAAATAAAGCCCTGATCATGCTCTTCCTAAAGAAGGGGAGGGTCAGGAGTGCTGGATGGTGTCACCTGTCCTGACATCAGAGGCTTCACGGGCCAGCGCTCAGATACTACGGATCAGTGGTTCAGAAGAAGAGAGTGCTTCCACTGGAGCGACCCTAATTCTTTTAGGAGAAAGGCCAAAACCAAACAACGGCTTTTCCtttaattttcagcattaataataaatcaattgtgTTAGTAAGGTCACAAACATCAGGAATGATTCTCACATGGGTCCCCAAACAGTGACCATTGCCAATAAACTAGTTCCTTCTATAAATGCAATAAGCGTTTGCAGAAACCGACAGTACAGTGAGGTGACCTTATACTCCTCAGCCACTCAACATCAGAAGAAAACGGGAAGTGCATCATAAGTTACTCTGATCCATTGAACAGTAATGCACTCCGAGTAGTAATGTGCTCACAGTGAGAAGTGCACAGTCCTTACATTATTTCTCAATAATTCAACAGCATGTGGTCAGTTATTCTTGACGTAATATATGCACGTCATCTTTATTGTGTATTTTGCATGAATTAAACATCATGGTCTGAAACAGTAATGTCAAAGTGCATTTTCTCAGTTTGGCAGGTTCGTTGTTGTATTTCCCAGCTTCAGAAATATTCCAGTAAACACTGCTGATCAGGATTGCAGATTTTAGTGCAGAAGTGGAGAGAAGGGTTTTAAAGGGCTCGTGTCAAACAGCCTGGGAAAACACTTGAGTGTTTGGGAAGAAACGAGAGGTTCTTACTGCATTGTGGTGAATAAGGCAAGATCTGTTGATAAGGCTCCCGAGCACagtgtcaagtcacctttatttatatagcgctttaaacaaaatacattgcgtcaaagcaactgaacaacattcattaggaaaacagtgtgtcaataatgcaaaatgatagttaaaggcagttcatcattgaattcaatgatgtcatcatttatttgcaatcaagtcaatgatatcgctgtagatgaagtgaccccaactaagcaagccagaggcgacagcggcaaggaaccgaaactccatcggtgacagaatggaaaaaaaaaaccttgggagaaaccaggctcagttggggtcagttctcctctgaccagacgaaaccagtagttcaattccagactgcagcaaagtcagattgtgcagaagaatcatctgtttcctgtggtcttgtcctggtggtcctctgagacaaggtctttacaggggatctgtatctgggctctagttgtcctggtctccgctgtctttcagggcagtagaggtcctttctaggtgctgatccaccatctggtctggatacgtactggatccgggtgactgcagtgaccctctgatctggacacagactggatctggtggccacggtgacctcggaacaagagagaaacagacaaatattagcgtagatgccattcttctagtgatgtagaaagtacggtgttatgtgaagtgtttcctgttccagtttacctaattaatgcagcctaaaaatcctttaacggatttggatattaaaagcatattagtatgttatgtgtatgccaggttaaagagatgggtctttaatctagatttaaactgcaagagtgtgtctgcctcccgaacaatgttaggtaggttatttcagagtttaggcgccaaataggaaaaggatctgccgcccgcagttgatttgaGCAAtttcaggatgttctgtaattggcatacagagttaaatcttttttttttttttcttaatcaaatTATTCTTCTATTGtaaacaatagaagcagtcaggtcaacaagagaacaacaacagaatacaagtgccatgacatgtctcagttagtctagtacagaacgcatagccaggtttttttttttttttttaataaatatgaaagacaccaaaaggaaaagtgctagtattacttggttaagtgcaggtgaaaaagatgagtcttaagatgtgtcttgaaaatgagtaaagactgaaggtcagtgagagtgattttgaatttctttggggcgttgttcacttgcagagcgcaaacttctggagggcacataagatttaaccagtgagtttaggtaagttggtgccgtgccagtggttgtcttgtagacaagcatcagtaccttgaatttgatgcgagcggcaactggtagccagtgtaacctgatgaggagaggagtaacatgagctttttttggctcattgaagacaaccctcgctgctgcattctggatcatttgtagaggcttgacagtacatgcaggaagagccaggagagcattacaatagtccagtctggagagaacaagagcttggacaagaagttgtgtggcttgctctgaaaggaagggtctaatcttcctaatgttgtataaggcaaacctgcaggaccgggtggttgtagcaatgtggtctgtgaagcttaactgatgatccatcacaactcctaggtttctggctgtccttgaaggagttatggttgatgaacccagctgtatagagaagttgtgatgaatcaatgggtaagctggaatcaccaggagttcagtctttgtaaggttaagctgaaggtgatggtcattcatccagctagaaatgtcccTCAGACAGACTGAAAtgcgtcgggtcatctggctggaatgagaagtagagttgggggtcattcaatttcaattcaattcaagtttatttgtatagcgctttttacaatacgaatcgttacaaaacTTTACAGAAAACTGACTTAACACAGTTCAGCTCAGTTTGGTATATCAACCACTGGCGATCTGTATGTAATGGCTGCTTTAGTGGTGCTGGAGATCCTCAGCAGGACAAATGTTAGAGATTTCTCTCTAATGAGgcatgtgtttgagagagtgacAGGAGAAATGTGCGGTGCTGAGCTGCTCCAGAAACCGGGAAAAGAGCCACTGTTGTATAGATGTGCTAACAGTAGCATCTGTGTGTTGTCCCTAACCTCTGTTcagtgtcactgtgtgtgtgtgtgtgtgtgtgtgtgtgtgtgtgttcagccgTCCAGTCTGGGCTCCATGGCTTTGACTGAGGGTGCTCTCTGTCAGCACGACCTAATCCGAGTGATCTACAGCGGCCTGCACCCGCAGAGAGAAGCCTTCACTGCCCAGAACAGGTCATTGTCTCAGTTAAATGTCCCAAAGGAAGGATCAATCAGACTGTCCTGCTGATGCACACTGGCGGTGCAGGTGACGTGTGTGGTTGTGTGTCTGCAGGTTTGAGGTGCTGTGTTTCCTGATGCTGTGCTATAACTCGCTGGTGGTCTACATGCCTCGCTCATCACACCGGGCCGTCTGCAGGATGAGCTCGCGGTGAGATCTCACAAACCCACAGCCATCTACATCTCAGTTCAAAACAGCTCAGGCTACGTTCCCTCTGCGAGCCTTAGTGCTCAATTCACATTGTTGTTTTAGATATCAGATTTCCTGTGTATCACATCATGGTTCTGAACTGATCCGcatgcacaaaataataatatgaacagACTTACCAGGTGTTCACAACAAAATCTGCCCAATTGCTTCTAAAAAAACTAGTCCAATCGGGTTTCGGGGGTAAATATCAATCACCCAAAAGAAGTGAAGCAGCAGAAtttgaagaagagaaagagatgtTTGATGTATCcttgtgtgcgtgcatgcatgtgtgtgtgtgtgtgtgcgtgtgcgtgtgtgtgtgtgtgtgtgtgtgtgtgtgtgtgtgcgcgtgcgcgcgtgtgtgtgtgtgtgtgcaggctgtGCGTGAGCGGCTTTCCCCGTCAGCAGCTGAAGGCCTGGACCTCTTCCTGTGTGCGTGTGCTGCTGGAGCCTCAGTTCATGGTGCAGATGCTGGCTGCTGTCTATCACGCCATGTGAGTGTGATGCCATGTCCAAGTCCTCCACAGTGATGCTTGCACTTGCATACCATTATTAAATACTGGACTACAGGGAGGATGGCAATATTAGGAACTGGAAATTACTAAAATAGTGAAATAtccaaaatacaaatatatttcagtGAATCACAGTTATgagaatatgtgttttttttacattagaaaGAATATAACTGTTGAAATGATCTTGATGCAAGTCTGTTGTGATTAGAATTGAGTTCTAAGTGAATTTGCATGATTGTTTGGGCATTTGACGGGATACGCTGTTTTCTGTGGTGATCtactagtatgtgtgtgtgttgtgcagatATAACGGCGAGTGGGATGCTGGGAGAGAGGCTTTGGATGATATCCTGTACAGAGCTCAGCTGGAGCTGTACTCAGAGCCTCTGCTGGTGCGGTTCAGATTCAGATGCCTCTGCTGTCTGTGGATGAGTCTGCAGCTCATCACACTGTTCACCGCTCTCTGTCTGTGTTTAGCTGGGCAATGCCATGAAGAGCTCCCTGCCTGGCAGCGCTCCGGACGGATCTCAGGGGAGGAAGGTCCTGCAGGTGGAGGTCACTCCCAGCATCAGACGGGTCTCCCGCTGCACCATCACCGCCGCATCCATCCGCAGACTGCGCTGGAAGAGAGAGGGTGAGGTGaacacgtcacacacacacacacacacacacacacacacactagctccAGCAGACCTGCTCCTTCAGGCTGTTAGACCGGCTGTCCAAACCTGTTCCTCTGCAGAGGgcagctctaaccctaatcaagcaCACCTGCATCCAGACTGGACTCTGCCTACTATACTGTACATTACTCGTCCAGACTTTAACAAATCTCCGTAAGATGTGCACACGAGTGAGGACTGACTCTTAAGTCTGTTGATGTACTGTACAAATCAacttatacagtacatacatgttTCCTGCCTTTTCAGCGCGATGTAAAGGGTGACCAGGACTATCATTACTATCATGCACTGATTACATATCATCTGTCATTAAAGTGCTTGAATCGTGtgtttatttaaagctgcagtagggaacttttgatgctctagcggttaataaacagaaatgcttgcgtcttgcagaagaacatcgtagccggaactacttctctctgtttatgtctatgaagaatcacaaaggtactgggttactccgccgtggtacccccgaagcaatctaaaatagtccgaatataaacacttattataggtgcaccctagtgattcaggacaagctaaaaacacggtttggaaaatggattcatggtgtactcgcttattatgttaatttttctacatttttaacacaaacaaagttacggaccgcagctctgattggttattttttaccgggagcgatggagtttctgcaaatggcaataggacactgggaggagccagaggagcttgatttatacacagattatctgtctcatattctactgtcaggacataatgacaggtttaacaaatatgtaaaaaaatattttttacaaaagttacctactgcagctttaataagtTTAATCATTTATAGTTTCtagttgtatattttattatgtaatatttaaccCCAGATCATAACAAAAGTATACATAGCATGCCAAACGAAGATCTTTACCTAATATGATTTCAAACTGAAAAAGCTTTTCATGCGGTGTACGCTTCACAGAACGGTAAATGTATATTCCCCCTTCACGTGTTAAACATGAATCATGCATGGACAGATTGCAAAGTTTATTAAAGTTAGTGATCTGACTATACAAGGTTTGAGCAATAGTTTTAGTGATGCCTTCCATGTAGACACTTTATTCCACATTTGGATGGTTTTAAGTTTATTATGCTTATTAGAAGCCACTGCAACCACTGTGCCTGTTTTTCCTCACCCTGACACATCATCACAACAGCATCAGATCTTTTGGGGTCAGATGAAGCTCAGTGTGTTGCTCTTGCATATGATCTGAGAGGCAATCTAAGCTTGCATCATCTGTCCATGTGCTGCTGAGTGTGACGGAGCATGTGCCAGTGATGCTCTCGTGTCTGTTCTTTCACTGTTTGTGTTTTGGGTGCTTTACAGCGCACTCTTCTCATGCTGTTCACCCTGACACTAAGAAGCACATTTCCCCTGCTGTGTTACATCCCAGATAGTTTTGACTTCTCAAGTGATGCCCAGTTCAGCCTCACCGTCCTCCCCGGCCGACACGCCCCACAGGACCCAGCGGCCAATCACGAGCCAGGAGGGAGGGGCTCTCTCACAGTCACACATGAGGGTAGGCAGGGGGTGGAGGCAGGTCAGAGGCGGGCGTTCCCCTCAGAATCACCCGGTGGCCTCAGCTCTTCTGGGAATGCACCTCCCCAAACCCCTGCGAGTCACGCTGACCCTGGTGTGACGCACACGAGTAAAGTGTGAGGACATTACTGAGAATCCTGATGTAAACACCAGTGAAAGTCATTCATTCTCACTGTCGAAAAGCTTCTTACAGAACTGCTTCTGTTGACTTACATTACTGAAATCAAATCCCAGCTCATCGCAGACACGCTTGTGATGGTTTCTCGGTCACTACCTAAATCCCTTTCATGCAGACATTAATAATTCTCTTGCATTAATTTACATAGTGTTATGCACTAATTATCAGTcctctgataaaaataaataaataaaaaaaaagatgtaagagATAGTAGTTGATGGGACATTGTTTCTAGAAGTGTAAATAGTACAATAATACCAACAATTACTGATGTTGCAGTTCTCTGTAACAATTTCATTACCAAAGATAAAAAATAAGAGCTTTTGCATATTCATTTTTAACagtttactttaaatatttttctgcttttaatatttgcaaataattaataaaacagttGCATGCAAGTAATTTTCAACTAACAATTATAAGTTAAGAAGATGCAATAGTCAGTTATAAAGAACAAAGATCTCGCATTACCAGCGATAAACATAAAGTGCTTTCAGTGTCAAAGTTGTCCAAAGCGACTTTTTGTGCTACAAACCAGCACGTTTATGATTACAATAATGGACTAAAAcaatattcatttacatttaatcatttagcacaCACTTTTTCCCCAGGTGACCTTCAAATAAGGGCAATAGAAGCAATATGATAGTAAATATGATAAAGAGGATCACAAATAGCAGTTTGCAACATTGAGCAGCATTAGAGACATAACTAAAATGACTGAAATCATATAACACTGAAAGCCTTGCACATTCAGGGTTAAACCTGCAGCGTTTGCCATTACAGTAAAAATAAGTGGATTGACAGGGGCTCATTCTGTAGACTCGTTCACATTAATGCCCGGATCTGTTTTGACATTAGATATCTCATCCTGTCTGTCAACAGTCTTTTAAGACATTGGCATACAGGGAGAGTACTgattgtacttatatttatattatattcatgtaTTCAGCTGCCttattaatgttttcaaatggCATTTGGAAGGGAGAACACTGAACTGCTACTAATGTAACATTTTGCAAGCAAAGAGAGTAGTAGAGTCATGAGTCTGATGAcaggcaaaatataaaataaaatgcgtATGTATCTCCTTTATAGTATTTGGTAAAAGGTTATGTTGAGAATTGCAGTAGGAGTAGA
This genomic window contains:
- the LOC113109131 gene encoding protein FAM126B-like isoform X4, whose protein sequence is MATDRGVVEDWLSEFKALSETQLCGYAGVLDQKHTLVPALYSIIQDPDSELLEPVCHQLFELYRSSEDRLRRFTLQFLPELLWVYLRRDRHSSGCIEALLLGIYNLEIVDKDGNGKLLSFLIPSLSKPSIYHECHCVCVCVCVCVCVQPSSLGSMALTEGALCQHDLIRVIYSGLHPQREAFTAQNRFEVLCFLMLCYNSLVVYMPRSSHRAVCRMSSRLCVSGFPRQQLKAWTSSCVRVLLEPQFMVQMLAAVYHAIYNGEWDAGREALDDILYRAQLELYSEPLLLGNAMKSSLPGSAPDGSQGRKVLQVEVTPSIRRVSRCTITAASIRRLRWKREVDAEQLSREEDSSGLNDADEGFSSGASSSSQPSGVRGRKSRPSARRTSSTSLDCRPGQRSGAEARRYSILSLQEQHLPEETELLSPGKQSRSPSFSMQIISQV
- the LOC113109131 gene encoding protein FAM126B-like isoform X5, which produces MATDRGVVEDWLSEFKALSETQLCGYAGVLDQKHTLVPALYSIIQDPDSELLEPVCHQLFELYRSSEDRLRRFTLQFLPELLWVYLRRDRHSSGCIEALLLGIYNLEIVDKDGNGKLLSFLIPSLSKPSIYHEPSSLGSMALTEGALCQHDLIRVIYSGLHPQREAFTAQNRFEVLCFLMLCYNSLVVYMPRSSHRAVCRMSSRLCVSGFPRQQLKAWTSSCVRVLLEPQFMVQMLAAVYHAIYNGEWDAGREALDDILYRAQLELYSEPLLLGNAMKSSLPGSAPDGSQGRKVLQVEVTPSIRRVSRCTITAASIRRLRWKREVDAEQLSREEDSSGLNDADEGFSSGASSSSQPSGVRGRKSRPSARRTSSTSLDCRPGQRSGAEARRYSILSLQEQHLPEETELLSPGKQSRSPSFSMQIISQV
- the LOC113109131 gene encoding protein FAM126B-like isoform X6; this encodes MATDRGVVEDWLSEFKALSETQLCGYAGVLDQKHTLVPALYSIIQDPDSELLEPVCHQLFELYRSSEDRLRRFTLQFLPELLWVYLRRDRHSSGCIEALLLGIYNLEIVDKDGNGKLLSFLIPSLSKPSIYHEPSSLGSMALTEGALCQHDLIRVIYSGLHPQREAFTAQNRFEVLCFLMLCYNSLVVYMPRSSHRAVCRMSSRLCVSGFPRQQLKAWTSSCVRVLLEPQFMVQMLAAVYHAIYNGEWDAGREALDDILYRAQLELYSEPLLLGNAMKSSLPGSAPDGSQGRKVLQVEVTPSIRRVSRCTITAASIRRLRWKREDAEQLSREEDSSGLNDADEGFSSGASSSSQPSGVRGRKSRPSARRTSSTSLDCRPGQRSGAEARRYSILSLQEQHLPEETELLSPGKQSRSPSFSMQIISQV
- the LOC113109131 gene encoding protein FAM126B-like isoform X2, coding for MATDRGVVEDWLSEFKALSETQLCGYAGVLDQKHTLVPALYSIIQDPDSEVRSERRSEINSSESAHLCLCSQLLEPVCHQLFELYRSSEDRLRRFTLQFLPELLWVYLRRDRHSSGCIEALLLGIYNLEIVDKDGNGKLLSFLIPSLSKPSIYHECHCVCVCVCVCVCVQPSSLGSMALTEGALCQHDLIRVIYSGLHPQREAFTAQNRFEVLCFLMLCYNSLVVYMPRSSHRAVCRMSSRLCVSGFPRQQLKAWTSSCVRVLLEPQFMVQMLAAVYHAIYNGEWDAGREALDDILYRAQLELYSEPLLLGNAMKSSLPGSAPDGSQGRKVLQVEVTPSIRRVSRCTITAASIRRLRWKREDAEQLSREEDSSGLNDADEGFSSGASSSSQPSGVRGRKSRPSARRTSSTSLDCRPGQRSGAEARRYSILSLQEQHLPEETELLSPGKQSRSPSFSMQIISQV
- the LOC113109131 gene encoding protein FAM126B-like isoform X1; the protein is MATDRGVVEDWLSEFKALSETQLCGYAGVLDQKHTLVPALYSIIQDPDSEVRSERRSEINSSESAHLCLCSQLLEPVCHQLFELYRSSEDRLRRFTLQFLPELLWVYLRRDRHSSGCIEALLLGIYNLEIVDKDGNGKLLSFLIPSLSKPSIYHECHCVCVCVCVCVCVQPSSLGSMALTEGALCQHDLIRVIYSGLHPQREAFTAQNRFEVLCFLMLCYNSLVVYMPRSSHRAVCRMSSRLCVSGFPRQQLKAWTSSCVRVLLEPQFMVQMLAAVYHAIYNGEWDAGREALDDILYRAQLELYSEPLLLGNAMKSSLPGSAPDGSQGRKVLQVEVTPSIRRVSRCTITAASIRRLRWKREVDAEQLSREEDSSGLNDADEGFSSGASSSSQPSGVRGRKSRPSARRTSSTSLDCRPGQRSGAEARRYSILSLQEQHLPEETELLSPGKQSRSPSFSMQIISQV